One genomic region from Abyssisolibacter fermentans encodes:
- a CDS encoding biotin--[acetyl-CoA-carboxylase] ligase, translating into MKEQILNLLKEENDFISGQKISDKLGVSRTAIWKHINILRKEGYNIESVSNKGYKLISAPDILTLSEIQPYLKTSYIGRTIFHLDTIDSTNKKAKELASNVDIQEGCIVISEEQTGGKGRLGRRWISPKSKGIWMSIILKPNIEPSDAAIVTQIGAAAVYSAIKNMGLNAYIKWPNDIVINSRKVCGILTEMNAELSRINYIIMGMGINANLEEDEINEEIKGIATSLKIEANSLISRKELVAEILNNFEQLYNDFVYNNNIKHAINICKQASILLGKQISIISKGKKVLAKALDLNDKGELVVKYDDGTKGNIISGEVSVRGLDWYV; encoded by the coding sequence ATGAAAGAGCAGATATTAAATTTACTAAAAGAAGAAAATGATTTTATATCGGGTCAAAAAATAAGTGATAAATTAGGAGTTAGCAGAACAGCTATATGGAAACATATTAATATACTTAGAAAAGAAGGTTACAATATTGAGTCTGTATCAAACAAAGGTTATAAATTAATATCAGCACCAGATATACTAACTTTATCTGAAATACAGCCTTATCTTAAAACATCATATATTGGAAGAACAATATTTCATTTAGATACAATAGATTCTACAAATAAAAAAGCTAAAGAATTAGCATCAAATGTAGACATTCAAGAAGGATGTATTGTAATTAGTGAAGAACAGACAGGTGGAAAAGGAAGACTAGGCAGGCGGTGGATATCACCAAAGAGTAAAGGTATTTGGATGTCTATCATTTTGAAGCCCAATATAGAGCCCTCAGACGCTGCTATAGTTACTCAAATAGGTGCAGCGGCAGTTTATAGTGCTATAAAAAACATGGGGTTAAATGCTTATATAAAGTGGCCTAATGACATAGTTATTAATAGTAGAAAGGTTTGCGGTATATTGACAGAAATGAATGCTGAATTAAGCAGAATTAATTATATAATAATGGGAATGGGTATAAATGCAAATTTAGAAGAAGACGAAATAAACGAAGAAATAAAAGGTATTGCAACATCATTAAAAATAGAAGCAAATAGTTTAATTTCTAGAAAAGAGCTAGTTGCTGAAATTTTAAACAACTTCGAACAGCTTTATAATGATTTTGTATACAATAACAATATAAAGCACGCGATTAACATTTGTAAACAAGCATCTATATTATTGGGTAAACAAATAAGTATAATTTCTAAAGGAAAGAAAGTATTAGCTAAGGCTTTAGATTTAAATGACAAAGGCGAGCTTGTAGTTAAGTATGATGATGGTACAAAAGGAAATATTATCTCAGGAGAAGTTTCTGTAAGGGGGCTAGATTGGTATGTATAA
- a CDS encoding P1 family peptidase — translation MYNGYLTDVKGIKVGHAQSDQGITGCTVIICPEGAVAGVDVRGSAPGTRETDLLKPENLVDKIHGIALAGGSAYGLDCASGMMKYLEDNDIGFDVGVTKVPIVCGAVIFDLLIGDYTIRPDYDMGYEACKNASYDENRQGCIGGGTGATVGKILGANNAMKSGLGSVSINVGDLWVAALIITNSFGDVFDFESGKILAGVYDYKENRQLNTYNIMKKNKQLQGFSMKNTTIGVVATNAKLNKAQANKIAQMAHNGLARTINPIHTMFDGDTIFSIATGKVEADINLIGTMGAEAVAKAVNNSIKSACSCNDILSYKDINKKK, via the coding sequence ATGTATAATGGCTATTTAACTGATGTAAAAGGTATAAAAGTAGGTCACGCACAAAGTGATCAAGGCATAACAGGATGTACAGTTATTATTTGTCCTGAGGGTGCAGTAGCTGGAGTAGATGTAAGAGGATCTGCACCAGGTACTAGAGAAACGGATTTATTAAAACCTGAAAATTTAGTAGATAAGATTCATGGAATAGCTTTAGCAGGTGGAAGTGCGTACGGACTTGATTGTGCTTCAGGTATGATGAAATATTTAGAGGATAACGATATTGGTTTTGATGTAGGAGTAACAAAAGTACCTATAGTATGTGGAGCTGTTATTTTTGATTTATTAATAGGTGATTACACAATTAGACCAGATTATGACATGGGATATGAAGCTTGCAAGAATGCATCATATGATGAAAACAGACAAGGATGTATTGGAGGGGGAACAGGTGCAACAGTAGGAAAAATTTTGGGCGCTAATAATGCTATGAAATCTGGTTTAGGTAGCGTTAGTATAAATGTAGGAGATTTATGGGTAGCAGCATTGATAATTACAAATAGTTTTGGCGATGTATTTGATTTTGAAAGTGGCAAAATATTAGCAGGCGTGTATGATTATAAAGAAAATAGGCAGCTTAATACTTATAATATAATGAAAAAAAATAAGCAATTACAAGGATTTTCAATGAAAAACACAACTATAGGTGTCGTAGCTACAAATGCAAAATTAAATAAGGCACAAGCAAACAAAATTGCACAAATGGCTCATAATGGTCTTGCAAGAACGATAAACCCAATACATACAATGTTTGACGGTGATACCATATTTTCTATAGCTACAGGAAAAGTTGAGGCAGATATAAATTTAATAGGAACAATGGGAGCTGAAGCTGTGGCTAAAGCTGTAAATAACTCAATTAAATCAGCTTGTAGCTGTAATGATATTTTATCGTACAAAGATATTAATAAAAAAAAATAA